DNA sequence from the candidate division WOR-3 bacterium genome:
CTTCAAAAAAGCTCTGTAAATGTCAATCAGTCCGTTCATCGGGGCTTATCCTACTTTCAGAAGGGTATCACCTTCCAGGACGTTCTCCCCCTCTTTTACCGGAATTTCATTTACCGTGCCGGAGACAGTAGATTGTATTTCATTTTCCATCTTCATGGCCTCCATAATCAAAACGACCTGCCCGGCTTTTACTTCATCCCCGTTTTTTACGAGAATCTTTTTTATAAGCCCCGGAAGAGGCGACTGAATGTTTCCGGGCAGCTTCAAATCGACTTGAGCCGGATGATCCGTAGTTCTCGCTTTGGTAGT
Encoded proteins:
- a CDS encoding biotin/lipoyl-binding protein: QYNVDVLDVTDTFAKVEVNGILYKVLLQKEQKETKTPTIKKSEFVMDATTKARTTDHPAQVDLKLPGNIQSPLPGLIKKILVKNGDEVKAGQVVLIMEAMKMENEIQSTVSGTVNEIPVKEGENVLEGDTLLKVG